Proteins found in one Salvia splendens isolate huo1 chromosome 10, SspV2, whole genome shotgun sequence genomic segment:
- the LOC121751373 gene encoding wax ester synthase/diacylglycerol acyltransferase 3-like isoform X1: MARKKDEEEEDEPVSPTGRMMQAPKFNVCIIILMGFYTKIDPIVFKKCVQQALVKHPRFCSILVTSRGRYKWRRTAVDIDKHLFVPDVSAAAESPDDFVSEYASRLSEIPMDVAAKPLWEFHVLNVKTSDAEAVVVMKIHHSLGDGVSLIALTHACSRKLDDPAALPVLPLPSKKPREGGGGRGLLKFFWMVILILFYTLVDMAEFVATLLFLRDVQTPVRAGRGVRLCRKRFVHRIVSLDDVKFIKNAMNVSVNDVVLGVTEAGLSRYLNSIYVNNNKENVAENKEKNSNSVPQNLGIRSTVIFNLRPSPTIEDMAKMLEKEEVNGMLGNKIAMVLLPFSIALQDDPLTYIRRAKSTMDRKKLSLAHQCAYITINLTTSLFGIKAAARLTRAIFRNTTFTFSNVMGPAEEVNLFGHHLRYIAPSVFGFPQSFIIHYQSYSNKIIISIGADEKLIPNPDQLCDDLVKSLKNIKEAVKEKVLASASLDHC; encoded by the exons ATGGCGAGAAAGAAAgacgaagaggaagaagacgaGCCCGTGAGCCCCACCGGGCGAATGATGCAAGCCCCCAAATTCAATGTCTGCATCATAATATTAATGGGGTTTTACACCAAAATTGATCCCATTGTATTCAAGAAATGCGTGCAACAAGCTCTGGTTAAGCACCCTCGTTTTTGCAGCATCCTC GTGACGAGCAGGGGCAGGTACAAGTGGAGGCGGACAGCGGTGGACATCGACAAACACCTCTTCGTCCCGGACGTGAGCGCGGCCGCGGAATCTCCGGACGATTTCGTGTCAGAGTACGCGTCGAGGCTGTCGGAGATTCCGATGGACGTGGCGGCGAAGCCGCTGTGGGAGTTCCACGTGCTGAACGTGAAGACGTCGGACGCGGAGGCGGTGGTGGTGATGAAGATCCACCACTCCTTAGGCGACGGCGTCTCGCTCATTGCGCTCACGCACGCCTGCTCCAGGAAGCTCGACGATCCCGCCGCCTTGCCGGTGCTTCCGCTGCCGTCCAAGAAGCCGCGGGAAGGCGGCGGCGGGAGAGGGCTGCTGAAATTCTTTTGGATggtgattttgattttgttctACACTTTGGTGGATATGGCGGAGTTTGTTGCGACGTTGCTGTTTCTCAGAGACGTGCAGACTCCGGTGAGAGCCGGCCGCGGCGTTAGGCTCTGCCGGAAGAGATTCGTGCATAGGATCGTTAGTCTCGACGACGTTAAGTTCATCAAAAACGCCATGAACGTG AGCGTTAATGATGTGGTCCTCGGAGTCACAGAGGCAGGCCTCAGTCGTTATCTCAACTCAATATACG TGAATAACAATAAAGAAAATGTGGCAGAAAACAAGGAGAAGAACAGTAATAGTGTACCACAAAATCTAGGCATTCGATCAACTGTGATATTTAATCTAAGACCATCTCCAACAATAGAG GATATGGCAAAGATGTTGGAGAAAGAGGAGGTGAATGGAATGCTGGGAAACAAAATAGCAATGGTTCTTCTTCCGTTCAGCATAGCTCTGCAAGATGACCCATTGACATACATTCGTAGGGCAAAATCCACCATGGATAGAAAGAAACTATCACTCGCTCACCAATGCGCCTACATCACCATCAACCTAACTACCTCCTTGTTTGGAATCAAG GCAGCGGCGCGTTTGACGAGGGCCATTTTCCGAAATACAACATTTACTTTCTCGAATGTGATGGGTCCCGCTGAGGAGGTCAATTTATTTGGACATCATTTACGCTACATTGCTCCTTCTGTTTTCGGATTTCCTCAA TCGTTCATTATCCATTACCAAAGCTATAGTAATAAGATAATAATTTCCATCGGTGCTGATGAAAAGTTGATCCCAAATCCTGATCAACTCTGCGATGATTTGGTCAAGTCTCTTAAAAATATCAAGGAAGCTGTCAAAGAAAAGGTTCTCGCGTCAGCTTCTCTCGATCACTGCTGA
- the LOC121751373 gene encoding wax ester synthase/diacylglycerol acyltransferase 3-like isoform X2 produces the protein MARKKDEEEEDEPVSPTGRMMQAPKFNVCIIILMGFYTKIDPIVFKKCVQQALVKHPRFCSILVTSRGRYKWRRTAVDIDKHLFVPDVSAAAESPDDFVSEYASRLSEIPMDVAAKPLWEFHVLNVKTSDAEAVVVMKIHHSLGDGVSLIALTHACSRKLDDPAALPVLPLPSKKPREGGGGRGLLKFFWMVILILFYTLVDMAEFVATLLFLRDVQTPVRAGRGVRLCRKRFVHRIVSLDDVKFIKNAMNVSVNDVVLGVTEAGLSRYLNSIYVNNNKENVAENKEKNSNSVPQNLGIRSTVIFNLRPSPTIEMLEKEEVNGMLGNKIAMVLLPFSIALQDDPLTYIRRAKSTMDRKKLSLAHQCAYITINLTTSLFGIKAAARLTRAIFRNTTFTFSNVMGPAEEVNLFGHHLRYIAPSVFGFPQSFIIHYQSYSNKIIISIGADEKLIPNPDQLCDDLVKSLKNIKEAVKEKVLASASLDHC, from the exons ATGGCGAGAAAGAAAgacgaagaggaagaagacgaGCCCGTGAGCCCCACCGGGCGAATGATGCAAGCCCCCAAATTCAATGTCTGCATCATAATATTAATGGGGTTTTACACCAAAATTGATCCCATTGTATTCAAGAAATGCGTGCAACAAGCTCTGGTTAAGCACCCTCGTTTTTGCAGCATCCTC GTGACGAGCAGGGGCAGGTACAAGTGGAGGCGGACAGCGGTGGACATCGACAAACACCTCTTCGTCCCGGACGTGAGCGCGGCCGCGGAATCTCCGGACGATTTCGTGTCAGAGTACGCGTCGAGGCTGTCGGAGATTCCGATGGACGTGGCGGCGAAGCCGCTGTGGGAGTTCCACGTGCTGAACGTGAAGACGTCGGACGCGGAGGCGGTGGTGGTGATGAAGATCCACCACTCCTTAGGCGACGGCGTCTCGCTCATTGCGCTCACGCACGCCTGCTCCAGGAAGCTCGACGATCCCGCCGCCTTGCCGGTGCTTCCGCTGCCGTCCAAGAAGCCGCGGGAAGGCGGCGGCGGGAGAGGGCTGCTGAAATTCTTTTGGATggtgattttgattttgttctACACTTTGGTGGATATGGCGGAGTTTGTTGCGACGTTGCTGTTTCTCAGAGACGTGCAGACTCCGGTGAGAGCCGGCCGCGGCGTTAGGCTCTGCCGGAAGAGATTCGTGCATAGGATCGTTAGTCTCGACGACGTTAAGTTCATCAAAAACGCCATGAACGTG AGCGTTAATGATGTGGTCCTCGGAGTCACAGAGGCAGGCCTCAGTCGTTATCTCAACTCAATATACG TGAATAACAATAAAGAAAATGTGGCAGAAAACAAGGAGAAGAACAGTAATAGTGTACCACAAAATCTAGGCATTCGATCAACTGTGATATTTAATCTAAGACCATCTCCAACAATAGAG ATGTTGGAGAAAGAGGAGGTGAATGGAATGCTGGGAAACAAAATAGCAATGGTTCTTCTTCCGTTCAGCATAGCTCTGCAAGATGACCCATTGACATACATTCGTAGGGCAAAATCCACCATGGATAGAAAGAAACTATCACTCGCTCACCAATGCGCCTACATCACCATCAACCTAACTACCTCCTTGTTTGGAATCAAG GCAGCGGCGCGTTTGACGAGGGCCATTTTCCGAAATACAACATTTACTTTCTCGAATGTGATGGGTCCCGCTGAGGAGGTCAATTTATTTGGACATCATTTACGCTACATTGCTCCTTCTGTTTTCGGATTTCCTCAA TCGTTCATTATCCATTACCAAAGCTATAGTAATAAGATAATAATTTCCATCGGTGCTGATGAAAAGTTGATCCCAAATCCTGATCAACTCTGCGATGATTTGGTCAAGTCTCTTAAAAATATCAAGGAAGCTGTCAAAGAAAAGGTTCTCGCGTCAGCTTCTCTCGATCACTGCTGA
- the LOC121752029 gene encoding probable pectinesterase/pectinesterase inhibitor 34, which translates to MEYGRLGAPEPTSGGSSTRSLTPDPTRAPKKSRIKLLLLLAATLLAASAVAASLVVLVVRNRVDDSGGASALHARRPSKAISYACGRTRYPTLCVNSLLDFPGAASASAKDLVHISVNMTLRKFGRALYSVAEISNLKMDPRVRSAYDDCLELLDDSVDLLARSLTTVAPAGSSGGGSTQDVLTWLSASLTNQDTCTDGFSELSGYVKNQMTDRLKDLSELVSNCLAIYAAAAGDEDFSGIPIQNRRRRLLGGEKAHKHFPAWLSRRDRQLLDLPVTAINADIVVSHDGNGTYKTITEAIKKAPEYSSRRFIIYVRAGRYEETILKVGRKKTNIMFIGDGKGKTVISTGKSIQDNMTTFHTAGFAATGTGFIARDISFENWAGPSKHQAVALRVGADHAVIYRCNVIGYQDTLYAHSQRQFYRECDIYGTVDFIFGNAAVVFQNCSIHARKPLPGQKNTITAQNRKDPNQNTGISIHACRIIAEPDLEAAKGAYPTYLGRPWKLYSRTVYLQSYFGDHIHPRGWLEWNATFALDTLYYGEYMNYGPGGAIGQRVKWPGYRVITAVEEASKFTVAQFIYGSSWLPSTGVAFLAGLST; encoded by the exons ATGGAATACGGCAGGCTCGGAGCACCCGAACCTACCAGCGGAGGCTCCTCAACTCGTAGCCTAACCCCTGACCCCACCCGCGCCCCCAAAAAATCCAGAATCaagctcctcctcctcctcgccgcCACGCTTCTTGCGGCTTCCGCAGTCGCCGCCTCCCTCGTCGTCCTCGTCGTCCGCAACAGAGTCGACGACTCCGGCGGCGCCTCCGCACTCCATGCCCGCCGCCCCTCCAAGGCCATCTCCTACGCCTGCGGCAGGACTCGCTACCCGACTCTCTGCGTCAACTCGCTCCTCGACTTCCCCggcgccgcctccgcctccgccaaGGACCTCGTCCACATTTCCGTCAACATGACTCTCCGCAAATTCGGCCGCGCGCTCTACTCCGTCGCCGAGATCAGCAACCTCAAAATGGATCCCCGCGTCAG ATCAGCATACGACGACTGCCTCGAGCTTCTAGACGATTCGGTGGATCTCCTCGCGCGATCGCTCACCACCGTCGCGCCGGCTGGAAGCAGCGGAGGTGGATCGACGCAGGATGTGCTGACGTGGCTGAGCGCGTCGTTGACGAACCAGGACACCTGCACTGACGGTTTCTCTGAGCTGAGCGGCTACGTGAAGAATCAGATGACGGATCGGTTGAAGGATTTGTCGGAGCTCGTGAGCAATTGCCTCGCGATATACGCTGCGGCCGCGGGAGACGAGGATTTCTCCGGCATTCCGATACAGAACCGGCGGAGGCGGCTGCTCGGCGGCGAGAAGGCGCACAAGCATTTTCCGGCGTGGCTGTCGCGGAGGGACAGGCAGCTGCTGGACTTGCCGGTGACGGCGATTAACGCCGATATTGTCGTTTCTCACGACGGCAACGGCACATACAAGACGATCACGGAGGCGATCAAGAAGGCGCCGGAATACAGTAGTCGCCGATTTATCATCTACGTGAGGGCAGGAAG GTATGAGGAGACTATATTAAAGGTGGGGAGAAAGAAGACAAACATAATGTTCATCGGGGACGGTAAGGGCAAGACGGTCATTTCAACTGGGAAGAGCATCCAAGATAATATGACAACATTCCACACCGCCGGATTTG CTGCAACTGGTACTGGATTCATTGCAAGGGATATATCATTTGAGAACTGGGCAGGGCCAAGCAAGCACCAGGCCGTGGCCCTCCGTGTAGGGGCGGACCATGCCGTCATCTACAGGTGCAACGTCATTGGCTACCAAGACACACTCTACGCCCACTCGCAGCGCCAGTTCTACCGGGAGTGCGACATCTACGGGACCGTTGACTTCATCTTTGGCAACGCTGCCGTCGTGTTCCAGAACTGCAGCATCCACGCCCGGAAGCCATTGCCGGGCCAGAAGAATACCATCACGGCCCAAAACCGCAAGGACCCTAATCAGAACACGGGCATCTCAATCCATGCCTGCCGGATCATAGCGGAGCCCGACTTGGAGGCAGCGAAGGGCGCCTACCCGACTTACCTAGGGAGGCCGTGGAAGCTGTACTCACGGACGGTGTACTTGCAGTCCTACTTTGGGGACCACATCCACCCAAGGGGGTGGTTGGAGTGGAATGCAACATTTGCACTAGACACATTGTACTATGGGGAGTACATGAACTACGGCCCCGGGGGCGCGATCGGGCAGCGCGTGAAATGGCCAGGTTATCGTGTGATAACTGCAGTGGAGGAGGCGAGCAAGTTCACGGTGGCGCAGTTCATCTACGGATCGTCGTGGCTGCCTTCCACCGGGGTGGCGTTCTTGGCCGGCCTATcaacttga
- the LOC121751011 gene encoding phosphatidylinositol 4-kinase gamma 3-like translates to MSIASVALCPVYEDYWNFPGRVSGQRGLWSTDSILIYLTVGGSVIPMRVLESDSIASVKLRIQGCRGFSAKQQKLVYDGKELARNNSQMRDYGVSDGNVLHLVVRLSDLQAITVRTVCGKEIEFRVQRKRNVGYVKQQIAERGDGIFDLKDQELLCDGEELEDQRIIDDLCRSNDAVIHLLVRKSAKLRAVPVEKDFEVSIVASDVEEKVGDKVNRWRRRSQTEKLPIVAVNPSPREVPIEPLIVNPKIVLSPVIEQLIDETLNGLEKGNQPIRSSEGSGGAYFMQDLSGQKYVSVFKPVDEEPMAVNNPRGLPLSPNGEGLKEGTRVGEGAFREVAAYILDHPIGGPRSTCSDEKGFAGVPPTVMVKCQHSTFHYSEGFDRASSKFGSLQMFMKNCGSCEDMGPHAFPVEEVHKICILDIRLANADRHAGNILIQKDAEDQIVLIPIDHGYCMPENFKDCTFEWLYWPQAREPFTPDEISYINSLDADKDIEVLNFYGWNVPENCARVFRISTMLLKKGAERGLTPFAIGSIMCRETVKEESVIEKIVEESEESVLPGTSESAFLESISVIVDRYLDGLSP, encoded by the exons ATGTCGATTGCCAGCGTAGCTCTCTGTCCTGTTTATGAAGACTACTGGAACTTCCCAGGCCGTGTCTCGGGGCAGCGTGGCCTGTGGTCGACTGACTCGATCTTGATCTACCTTACAGTTGGTGGTTCGGTGATTCCTATGAGGGTTCTTGAATCAGATTCAATTGCTTCTGTCAAACTCAGAATCCAAGGTTGTAGAGGGTTCTCTGCAAAGCAGCAGAAGCTCGTTTACGATGGGAAAGAACTGGCAAGGAACAACTCTCAGATGCGGGACTATGGTGTTTCTGATGGGAATGTGTTACACCTGGTTGTCCGCCTCTCTGATCTCCAAGCCATCACAGTTAGGACAGTTTGTGGCAAGGAAATCGAGTTTCGTGTTCAAAGAAAAAGGAATGTGGGGTATGTGAAACAGCAGATTGCTGAGAGGGGTGATGGTATTTTTGATCTCAAAGATCAAGAATTGCTCTGTGATGGTGAGGAGCTTGAAGATCAGAGGATCATAGACGATTTATGTAGGAGCAATGATGCTGTGATTCATTTACTGGTTCGTAAGTCTGCAAAGCTCAGGGCTGTGCCTGTTGAAAAAGATTTTGAGGTCTCAATAGTAGCATCAGATGTAGAAGAGAAGGTAGGTGATAAAGTGAAtaggtggagaaggagaagtcAAACTGAGAAGCTTCCAATAGTTGCTGTCAATCCCTCGCCACGAGAGGTTCCAATAGAACCACTGATTGTCAACCCTAAGATCGTCTTGTCACCTGTGATTGAACAACTAATTGATGAGACTCTTAATGGGCTAGAAAAGGGTAATCAACCTATTAGATCTTCCGAGGGATCAGGGGGGGCTTATTTCATGCAAGATTTATCTGGTCAGAAATATGTTTCTGTTTTTAAGCCAGTTGATGAGGAGCCCATGGCTGTGAATAATCCTCGAGGCTTACCCTTGTCCCCTAACGGTGAAGGTTTGAAGGAAGGTACACGAGTAGGGGAAGGGGCGTTCAGGGAAGTTGCAGCATATATTCTGGACCATCCAATAGGAGGTCCACGCTCAACTTGTAGTGATGAGAAAGGCTTTGCTGGCGTCCCGCCTACGGTCATGGTGAAGTGTCAGCATAGCACATTCCACTACTCAGAAGGTTTTGACCGTGCATCGAGTAAGTTTGGCTCACTTCAGATGTTCATGAAGAACTGCGGTAGCTGTGAGGACATGGGCCCTCATGCTTTCCCTGTGGAGGAAGTTCACAAGATATGTATACTCGACATCAGGTTGGCAAATGCAGACAGACATGCTGGCAACATTCTGATTCAGAAAGATGCTGAGGATCAAATTGTTCTTATCCCGATTGATCATGGTTACTGCATGCCCGAGAAT TTCAAAGATTGCACATTTGAGTGGCTCTACTGGCCTCAAGCTCGGGAACCTTTCACCCCCGATGAGATTTCATACATAAACTCCTTAGATGCTGACAAAGACATTGAAGTTCTGAACTTCTACGGATGGAACGTACCAGAAAACTGTGCACGCGTCTTCCGCATCTCCACCATGCTTCTTAAAAAAGGTGCAGAGAGAGGGCTGACTCCCTTTGCCATCGGAAGCATCATGTGCAGGGAGACAGTTAAGGAAGAGTCTGTCATCGAGAAGATAGTTGAGGAATCCGAAGAATCTGTGCTGCCTGGAACAAGCGAATCAGCATTCCTCGAGTCTATCTCAGTGATCGTGGACCGTTACCTTGACGGCCTCTCCCCCTAA
- the LOC121750849 gene encoding calcineurin B-like protein 4 isoform X1, with the protein MGCFHSKSPKHIPGYEEPVILAAETLFSVSEVEALYELYKKISSSITDDGLIHKEEFQLALFRNRNKRNLFADRVFDIFDYKRNGVIEFGEFVRSLGIFHPNASVADKVSFAFRVYDLRSTGFIKREELREMVLTLLHESDVVLSEEYIEMIVNKTFDDADKKGDGKIDLDEWKEFVSQNPSLIKNMTLPYLKDITLAFPSFVVRSEVEDSDL; encoded by the exons ATGGGCTGCTTCCACTCTAAATCCCCTAAACACATCCCTGGTTATGAGGAGCCCGTTATCCTCGCTGCTGAGACACTCT TTTCTGTCAGTGAAGTAGAGGCTTTATACGAACTGTATAAGAAGATAAGTAGCTCCATAACTGACGACGGCCTCATTCACAAG GAAGAATTCCAGCTTGCTCTCTTTAGGAACAGAAACAAGAGAAATCTATTTGCAGACAGG GTATTTGATATATTTGACTACAAACGCAATGGAGTGATTGAATTTGGAGAATTTGTCCGGTCGTTAGGAATATTTCACCCTAATGCATCAGTTGCAGACAAAGTTTCAT TTGCATTTAGAGTGTATGATCTGAGGAGCACAGGTTTCATCAAGAGGGAAGAG TTGAGAGAGATGGTATTGACACTATTACACGAATCGGATGTAGTTCTTTCGGAGGAATACATTGAGATGATCGTGAACAAG ACATTTGACGATGCAGATAAGAAAGGCGATGGAAAGATTGACCTAGACGAGTGGAAGGAATTTGTATCCCAAAATCCATCCCTTATCAAGAATATGACACTTCCATATCTAAA GGATATAACACTAGCATTCCCTAGCTTTGTGGTACGCTCTGAAGTAGAGGACTCGGACTTGTGA
- the LOC121750849 gene encoding calcineurin B-like protein 4 isoform X2, with the protein MRSPLSSLLRHSVISVSEVEALYELYKKISSSITDDGLIHKEEFQLALFRNRNKRNLFADRVFDIFDYKRNGVIEFGEFVRSLGIFHPNASVADKVSFAFRVYDLRSTGFIKREELREMVLTLLHESDVVLSEEYIEMIVNKTFDDADKKGDGKIDLDEWKEFVSQNPSLIKNMTLPYLKDITLAFPSFVVRSEVEDSDL; encoded by the exons ATGAGGAGCCCGTTATCCTCGCTGCTGAGACACTCTGTGA TTTCTGTCAGTGAAGTAGAGGCTTTATACGAACTGTATAAGAAGATAAGTAGCTCCATAACTGACGACGGCCTCATTCACAAG GAAGAATTCCAGCTTGCTCTCTTTAGGAACAGAAACAAGAGAAATCTATTTGCAGACAGG GTATTTGATATATTTGACTACAAACGCAATGGAGTGATTGAATTTGGAGAATTTGTCCGGTCGTTAGGAATATTTCACCCTAATGCATCAGTTGCAGACAAAGTTTCAT TTGCATTTAGAGTGTATGATCTGAGGAGCACAGGTTTCATCAAGAGGGAAGAG TTGAGAGAGATGGTATTGACACTATTACACGAATCGGATGTAGTTCTTTCGGAGGAATACATTGAGATGATCGTGAACAAG ACATTTGACGATGCAGATAAGAAAGGCGATGGAAAGATTGACCTAGACGAGTGGAAGGAATTTGTATCCCAAAATCCATCCCTTATCAAGAATATGACACTTCCATATCTAAA GGATATAACACTAGCATTCCCTAGCTTTGTGGTACGCTCTGAAGTAGAGGACTCGGACTTGTGA